In Candidatus Melainabacteria bacterium, the genomic stretch CTAGATACAGTTTCTATTCTTTTTGTAGTTGATTGGAAATCACTTAATGCTAATTCAATTTTTATTGTTTCAATATCTCTTAAAGGATTAATTGATCCTTCAACATGAATAATATTTTCATTACTAAAACATCTAACTACATGAACTATAGCATCAACTTCTCGAATATGGCTTAAAAACTGATTTCCAAGTCCTTCTCCTTTACTTGCTCCTTTTACAAGTCCTGCAATATCTACAAACTCAAAACCAGCAGGTATTGTTTTACTTGTTTTAACTACTTTTGCAAGTTTTGTAAGTCTTTCATCAGGTAAGTTTACAATTCCAATATTTGGATCTATTGTACAAAAAGGATAATTACTTACCTCTGCATGATAGTTGTTTATCAGTGCATTAAATAATGTTGATTTACCAACATTTGGTAACCCAATTATTCCAGCTCTGTACATGTCCTTATTCAGTTGGTGGAATTATTTTAATTTGTGCAGTGCCTTTAGCAGTCATAACTGTTTGAGTTTCCTGTATAGGTTGAAAAGTTTGTTTTAAGGCATCGGATTCTGAATTCTCACTTTTTTCTTTATCTGTAACACCTTCAATTTTATTTTGTTCTGATTGTGGTTCACCTTGAATGTTTCCTTTTAATCTAAGAAGTTTTTGAAGAGCAACATCTTCTTCGTTTTGACCAGCTTGCTGCTCTTGCTGTTGTTGTTGCTGGACTTGTTGTTGTTGAGCTTGTTGTTGCTGGGCTTGTTGTTGTTGTCCTCCGCCACGTTGTTTTTGTGCTTCTTCTTGGATATTTTGTAATTGAACTTGAGTATCTTCAGCTTGTTTATCTTCAATTCCTAAATGAAGTGCAGCCTGGTATTGCTGATATGCTGGTATTAAATTACCTTGTGATTGTAAAATTTTTGCTGTGAGGTATCTTGCTTCTCCGTTTTGTGGGTTTAATCTGCTTATTATATGATTAAACTCTTTTAGTGCTTCTTCATAACGAGTGGGTCCTTGTCCATATAAGATCTTTGCATAGTTTAAACGTGTAGGCCAGTAGTTTAAGTCAGCTTTAAAAGCGTTTCTGTAAGCTTGTTCTGCTAAAGGAATATACTCAAATTTTTGGAAACGACTTGCATAACTAAAATAAACATTAGCTTCGCCAGACCAGGCTTCAATATTATATGCAAATAGTTCTCTTGCTTTTCTAAAGTAAGTTAGTGCTTGATCAAAAAAACTTTTGTCAGAAGTTTCTTGAGCTTTGTTAAACACTGCTTCACCTAACTTAGACCAAGCTTTGTCATTGTCTGGAGCAATTTGAGTTGCATTTCTAAATGCTGCAATTGAACCATTTAAATCTTCTTTTGTAGCTCTTAACTGACCTAATGCTATCCAGTCATAAACTGAGGTTATAGGAGCTGGTGCAGCAGCTTCAAAATAATGCTCTGCTTCAATCTTATTTCCTTTTCTTAGATTTACTGTGTAATTTGCAATATGTGCTTCCACTGAAGGATTTAATTCTAATGCTCTCTTTGCAAAGTATTCTGCAACTTTTATATCAGGATCATCTTTTACTTTATTAGGTTCAGTTACTGAAGCTTTTTTTACATGCTCTGTTGCAAGTCTAGCAAAAAAGCTTGCTTGTTCTTTTTTAGATTTGCCAAAATTAGTTAAATATTTTTCAAGATTCCCATCAGTAGCAGCTCCAATTGAAGCTAAATTTTCAGCAATTGGTGCATAAAATAAATGTAACTTTTTAGGAGCTTCAAACTCAATTATTACATTGTTGTCAGTGTTTACTCTTTTTTCTAGTGGCAAGGATTTAAGTCTAGGGACTTTGTCAGTTAATAATTTACAAAAATTAGTTATCTCATCATTTCCAAGTAATAGCTGAGCTACAACGTTCACTGCTTCATGTATTGAAATGCGTGATAAATCATCCAGGGTTTTTATTTCAAGAATTTGTCCCTCATCATTTGTTACAGTAAAGTTTGTTTTAATTCTGTTTTCAATTTTTTCAACATCAATATCAAGGGGATCATTAGAGCCAATTAAAAGTATTTCTCCTGCTTGCCCTGGTCTAAATAAATAAACAAAACCATCTGAAACCTTTTTACCATTTTCATATTTGCCAAGTGCTTGTTTAAAGCTGTTTACAAGCACCCCTAAATAATCAGGTGTTATTGAATATAACTGAATCCATTCACAAAATATTCCATTTTCTTTTAAGTGTTTTGCACCTAATTCCCAAAAGTCTTTAGTAAATAATTGTGATGCACCTTGTACCCAGGGATCTGCAGGTTGGGAAATAATAATGTCAAACTTTTCTTTAGTTGTTAATAAATAATTTCTTCCGTCAGTATGAATTGCTTTTACTTTTTTAGCAAGTGGATTTCTTAGTCTGTTTAATGGCGAGCCATTTCCATCTAAAGGGCTTTTATCAATTGGTGGCTCGAAGTATTTATCTCCATCAATAACTGCTTTTTCAATTTCACATACTTTAACAGATTGAATAGATGGATACCTGACTACAGAACCAGTCGTACAGCCACTTCCAAGGCCTATTACTAAAGCATTTTCAGGCTCGTTTTTATGTAACAATAAAGGAAGTTGTCCTAATAAAACCTGAGTAACCATATCTGCTTGAGAAGGACCATCTCC encodes the following:
- a CDS encoding fused MFS/spermidine synthase, with product MTTVSSPALEKPTAQRKPDPSSYKFIYSVVFTCFLLSGISGLIYEVVWTRMLTYVFGGTTLAVSTVLTAFLGGLALGSYLGGKFIDRFKKPLLAYGVLELAIGIYGACVPIIFSDSFLTPIWQSVVQMFESFQFVSYLVRFLISIVLLGIPTIFMGATLPVLSRYLTNVRSDVVSYNVGALYTINTIGAVLGTFISGFILLPTVGVSATVYTAAVLNLVLSSLVIFLAFSNKKVQADTPEAIKEESGVDLETLISKSQEDIPIKLIKLSMLAFVVSGFVALIFEVTWTRTLTLVFGSSTYAFSTMLTTFLVGLALGAAIMTKLQEKIERPVFWVGLILCGIGASGFITACFFNELPWMFLSQAQKLPDDPGASWFLLTVHRFIVSSAVMFLPTFLSGMIFPLVIRIYSARPDHVGESVGKLYSLNTLGCILGSFGSGFIFIPLFGIFGSGIQVTTKLAILTAIGMGLYLLYNDIQNNENLSEKQLKISTSWIYIAIGVSLFANLLVMPRWDKSIMTTGVAIYHSLSYKNLTREQFFNIFKFDNAKEKIKFYKEGLTTVVSITADENGNTTLLKNNGKVDAGVPTDGDGPSQADMVTQVLLGQLPLLLHKNEPENALVIGLGSGCTTGSVVRYPSIQSVKVCEIEKAVIDGDKYFEPPIDKSPLDGNGSPLNRLRNPLAKKVKAIHTDGRNYLLTTKEKFDIIISQPADPWVQGASQLFTKDFWELGAKHLKENGIFCEWIQLYSITPDYLGVLVNSFKQALGKYENGKKVSDGFVYLFRPGQAGEILLIGSNDPLDIDVEKIENRIKTNFTVTNDEGQILEIKTLDDLSRISIHEAVNVVAQLLLGNDEITNFCKLLTDKVPRLKSLPLEKRVNTDNNVIIEFEAPKKLHLFYAPIAENLASIGAATDGNLEKYLTNFGKSKKEQASFFARLATEHVKKASVTEPNKVKDDPDIKVAEYFAKRALELNPSVEAHIANYTVNLRKGNKIEAEHYFEAAAPAPITSVYDWIALGQLRATKEDLNGSIAAFRNATQIAPDNDKAWSKLGEAVFNKAQETSDKSFFDQALTYFRKARELFAYNIEAWSGEANVYFSYASRFQKFEYIPLAEQAYRNAFKADLNYWPTRLNYAKILYGQGPTRYEEALKEFNHIISRLNPQNGEARYLTAKILQSQGNLIPAYQQYQAALHLGIEDKQAEDTQVQLQNIQEEAQKQRGGGQQQQAQQQQAQQQQVQQQQQQEQQAGQNEEDVALQKLLRLKGNIQGEPQSEQNKIEGVTDKEKSENSESDALKQTFQPIQETQTVMTAKGTAQIKIIPPTE